A DNA window from Camelina sativa cultivar DH55 chromosome 13, Cs, whole genome shotgun sequence contains the following coding sequences:
- the LOC104738397 gene encoding uncharacterized protein LOC104738397 — protein sequence MDPRASIKTKLKAIFDFHKHRRFYDRLAHLPFWILWKIWTSRNKLTFQYKNNPWQQDLREAIHETEEWLTIDTRRCNTTSNVNNNQRDPPTPNSWQKPPHGWLKCNYDGSFIDRDRRPTAAWIVRDDQGQFKEAGQVTGPPVSSALEAECISLSYAIKQCWLSGFPKVIFEGDNQVLVNMLNGNNTRFDIFNWIQDIKGWTSRFESFAFKWIPRSANLLADKLAKV from the coding sequence ATGGATCCAAGAGCTTCGattaaaaccaaactcaaaGCAATTTTTGATTTCCATAAGCATCGGCGATTCTATGATAGGCTCGCACATTTACCGTTTTGGATACTATGGAAGATTTGGACAAGTCGCAATAAGCTCACATTCCAGTATAAGAATAACCCTTGGCAACAGGACCTTAGAGAAGCCATACATGAAACAGAAGAATGGCTAACAATTGATACCAGACGATGCAACACTACTTCCAATGTTAACAATAATCAAAGAGACCCGCCTACACCAAACTCGTGGCAAAAACCCCCGCATGGCTGGCTGAAATGCAACTATGATGGAAGTTTCATAGACAGAGACAGACGACCCACTGCAGCTTGGATTGTACGAGATGATCAAGGTCAATTTAAGGAGGCAGGACAGGTAACAGGACCACCTGTATCATCAGCCCTTGAAGCAGAGTGTATAAGTCTATCTTATGCCATCAAACAATGTTGGCTAAGCGGTTTTCCTAAAGTCATCTTCGAAGGTGATAATCAAGTTTTGGTCAATATGCTCAATGGTAACAACACACGATTCGACATCTTCAACTGGATACAAGATATAAAAGGATGGACTTCCCGGTTCGAATCATTTGCTTTCAAATGGATACCTCGTTCTGCAAATCTACTTGCTGACAAGCTGGCTAAAGTTTAA